A region of the Gallaecimonas mangrovi genome:
TGAGCTTGTCTGCCACTTTTTGGTCGCCGCTTTTGGCAAACAGCAGCATGTTGTTCATCTGACTTTCCAAGTCCTTTAACCGCGCCACCAATTTGTGTTGGAAGCGGTCGTGGGTAGCATCGGGCAAGTCTTTATTGAGCTGGCCGGCATAGAGCATGGCAGCCGACAGCGGCGTGCGAATTTGATGAGCGAGTGACGCCACCATGCGGCCAAGGGACGATAACCGCTGCATGTGTGCCATACGCGTTTGCAGACTGCGGGTTTCGGTAAGGTCGGAGATCACAATCAGTTGGCCTGGTTCACCCTCAATAGGGCAAATGTCCAGTTTGACCCGGCGGCCATTAACCAACGACACCTCGGCACCGTCATCTTCACGGGGACGAAAGGCACGGGTAACCACATCCAGCCACTTGCATTGCAGCAAGGGTTCACCCAGCAGCGATACGGCGGTGGTGTTGGCTTCGGTCACCCAGCCATTACCGTCCAGCACCACGACCCCGACCGGCAGAATGCTTAACAGCTTGTCGAGTTGTTTAGCGGCCGGCT
Encoded here:
- a CDS encoding sensor histidine kinase translates to MSLAQQWYPATEPAAKQLDKLLSILPVGVVVLDGNGWVTEANTTAVSLLGEPLLQCKWLDVVTRAFRPREDDGAEVSLVNGRRVKLDICPIEGEPGQLIVISDLTETRSLQTRMAHMQRLSSLGRMVASLAHQIRTPLSAAMLYAGQLNKDLPDATHDRFQHKLVARLKDLESQMNNMLLFAKSGDQKVADKLSAGELVNQLQASVESMLETHHGELDIDNGAADARLLGSASALVSALGNLIHNALQAGAHKLTLSVTQQAPWLSISLTDDGPGIPEELLFKIAEPFFTTKSHGTGLGLSVVRAVAQAHGGQLHMANGDQGARMTLILPLVEDNA